One stretch of Prunus persica cultivar Lovell chromosome G1, Prunus_persica_NCBIv2, whole genome shotgun sequence DNA includes these proteins:
- the LOC109946763 gene encoding uncharacterized protein LOC109946763: MVGQMKLMIAEEQKFQGKALSLSHMKTAITTIKEKFTEQQLQMFEQSCFGHLLRIEDLKWTSPIVHSLLLRKADPKTVSQLNGIKFIVGNKVIQFTAQQFCIVTGLRFGNLPFIPIPTNENCSLKRKYFANDKTVNLLELEKAFLECDNVDDVLKLGFVYFAVFVLLGSEKHVHIDMRYLKLAEDLEDFGKYPWGAVCYAKTNASLLRALCADYQRVKIWAYEVFPALAALHLVVHEDNAYIPRLLHWMSNSSPRFYELMSQVFKNREVDVQLLRPSGTVASTELRTLKRDFQRTKDELAKVAISNQALRNRVHQLEDMVRKESLKVEREFEKNKKCVEDFRNTLASMEHSFKVEIEQMKIRNRGVNEGGEGHEDLGSPHMNEGAADDFSPPHEYVSPPTEPAVMETQVPADGAEPSAAMVVEEAAMTASVADLEVHEAAEQAQSEKLPTPEDVAGCDEICQRVLFLLQDWKKIQSMPSGGPMNPPSLPTVSMAGDEEGSSSVEEKEVEGKGCRQKRPAQTLLSPFTDPLRKKRTMSVSAAIATPPCFDPTKPVPIEDVKAVIEFCTAWKNDISAEVQLESFSVGADFFYKLIDDTEWVSSRHLDMATFLIRKRQLSHPLVFGTDWTTADYCLQQFLEPLKPTAKKRGAKKAAASNTVDLPPNKLKNIHHYVRGTWQTGMAKLGQKSGRSIFHIIFEGPTGLQSKLISSDILQLCMTPMLRIPNLRGWLHCCTLLAIH; encoded by the exons ATGGTTGGTCAAATGAAGTTGATGATTGCAGAGGAACAAAAGTTCCAAGGGAAAGCATTGTCGCTATCCCATATGAAGACCGCAATCACTACGATAAAGGAGAAATTCACTGAACAGCAGCTGCAAATGTTTGAACAGagttgttttggtcatctCCTACGGATTGAGGACCTCAAGTGGACTTCTCCAATTGTCCACAGCTTGCTGCTCAGGAAAGCTGATCCCAAGACAGTTTCCCAACTGAACGGGATCAAATTCATTGTTGGCAATAAGGTCATCCAATTCACGGCGCAGCAATTTTGCATCGTGACAGGGCTAAGGTTTGGAAACCTTCCCTTTATTCCGATTCCCACTAATGAGAACTGCTCATTGAAACGGAAGTACTTTGCCAATGATAAAACTGTGAACCTGTTGGAATTAGAAAAGGCCTTCCTCGAATGCGATAATGTGGACGATGTATTGAAGCTCGGATTCGTATACTTTGCTGTGTTTGTGCTGTTGGGCAGTGAAAAACATGTCCACATTGACATGCGATATTTGAAATTGGCGGAAGACCTTGAAGACTTTGGGAAGTATCCATGGGGTGCTGTGTGTTATGCAAAGACAAATGCGTCACTGCTGAGGGCACTTTGTGCAGATTACCAGCGAGTGAAA ATTTGGGCGTATGAGGTATTTCCAGCGTTGGCTGCACTACATTTGGTGGTGCACGAAGATAATGCGTACATCCCTCGTTTACTACATTGGATGAGCAATAGTTCGCCGCGTTTTTATGAGCTAATGAGCCAAGTATTCAAGAACCGTGAG GTTGATGTGCAGCTTCTCCGGCCATCT GGTACAGTCGCGTCCACTGAGTTACGTACTTTGAAGCGTGACTTTCAAAGGACAAAGGATGAATTGGCCAAAGTTGCCATATCAAATCAAGCGCTTCGCAATAGAGTGCATCAGTTGGAAGACATGGTACGGAAGGAGTcattgaaagttgaaagagagttcgaaaaaaataaaaagtgtgtGGAGGATTTTCGCAACACCCTGGCTTCAATGGAGCATTCTTTTAAGGTGGAGATAGAGCAAATGAAAATACGAAATCGTGGGGTGAATGAAGGTGGGGAAGGACATGAGGACCTCGGTAGTCCTCATATGAATGAAGGAGCAGCCGATGACTTCTCGCCTCCACATGAGTATGTTAGTCCGCCTACAGAACCGGCAGTAATGGAAACACAAGTCCCCGCTGATGGAGCCGAACCTTCCGCAGCCATGGTAGTCGAAGAGGCAGCAATGACTGCTTCAGTTGCTGACTTAGAAGTGCATGAAGCAGCTGAGCAGGCACAATCCGAGAAGCTGCCTACCCCGGAAGATGTGGCGGGGTGTGACGAAATCTGCCAAAgagtgttgtttttgttgcaaGATTGGAAAAAGATTCAGAGTATGCCATCGGGAGGTCCAATGAATCCTCCAAGTCTACCCACAGTTAGTATGGCTGGTGATGAAGAAGGGAGTTCGAGTGTTGAAGAAAAGGAAGTGGAAGGTAAAGGGTGCAGACAGAAGCGCCCGGCGCAGACATTGTTGAGCCCATTTACTGATcctttgaggaagaagaggacgaTGAGTGTGTCGGCCGCGATTGCAACCCCGCCATGTTTTGATCCAACAAAACCCGTGCCCATTGAAGATGTGAAGGCAGTAATAGAGTTTTGCACTGCCTGGAAAAACGATATCAG TGCGGAGGTGCAGCTGGAATCATTTTCAGTGGGCGCAGATTTTTTCTACAAACTTATCGATGACACGGAATGGGTTAGCTCAAGG CACCTGGACATGGCAACCTTTCTTATCCGGAAAAGGCAACTCTCTCATCCGTTGGTATTTGGAACTGACTGGACAACGGCAGATTATTGCTTGCAG CAATTTCTAGAGCCGTTGAAACCGACTGCGAAGAAACGTGGAGCGAAGAAGGCAGCTGCTTCAAACACCGTTGACCTTCCACCTAACAAGCTCAAGAATATACATCACTATGTGCGCGGTACGTGGCAGACGGGTATGGCCAAGCTTGGACAAAAGTCCGGAAGGTCTATTTTCCATATAATCTTCGAGGGTCCCACTGGGTTGCAATCGAAATTGATTTCGTCAGACATACTGCAACTGTGTATGACTCCTATGTTGCGTATACCAAATCTTCGAGGCTGGTTACACTGCTGCACCCTATTAGCGATACACTAG